The Halobellus sp. MBLA0158 genome has a window encoding:
- a CDS encoding helix-turn-helix domain-containing protein → MREATIHLSDAELADLGIGALVSVFRRAGLRRVSELQCRGSGCLLVVTVEDAVAEDRLDARSEVEWWERIDDRGSVAYLCKVAVSDVGDAVEPYHETDVAQRGIDPTEEGLDVTILGSHEAIGERVREYEAAGADVLLRAMSDYEGPDDPLDAATPRQREVLRAAFDRGYFDVPRGATTEEVGDALGLDPSTVREHLQRAQRNVFAALLSDGR, encoded by the coding sequence ATGCGCGAGGCGACGATCCACCTCTCCGACGCCGAGTTGGCCGATCTCGGGATCGGAGCGCTCGTCTCGGTCTTCCGACGCGCGGGACTCCGGCGGGTCAGCGAACTCCAGTGTCGCGGATCGGGCTGCCTGCTCGTCGTCACGGTCGAAGACGCCGTCGCCGAGGACCGCCTGGACGCGCGCTCGGAGGTCGAATGGTGGGAGCGCATCGACGACCGCGGGAGCGTGGCGTACCTCTGCAAGGTCGCGGTCTCGGACGTCGGCGACGCGGTCGAGCCGTACCACGAGACCGACGTCGCCCAGCGCGGGATCGATCCGACCGAAGAGGGACTCGACGTGACCATCCTCGGGAGCCACGAGGCCATCGGCGAGCGCGTCCGCGAGTACGAGGCCGCCGGCGCGGACGTGCTCCTGCGGGCGATGTCGGACTACGAGGGGCCCGATGATCCGCTGGACGCGGCGACGCCGCGGCAGCGGGAGGTCCTCCGAGCCGCGTTCGATCGGGGGTACTTCGACGTCCCCCGCGGCGCGACGACCGAGGAGGTCGGCGACGCGCTCGGCCTCGATCCCTCGACGGTGCGAGAGCACCTCCAGCGGGCACAGCGGAACGTCTTCGCGGCGCTGCTCTCTGACGGCCGGTGA
- a CDS encoding 50S ribosomal protein L15e produces MARSFYSHIKDAWKQPGDGKLAELQWQRKQEWRDQGAIVRVDRPTRLDKARELGYKAKQGIVVVRVSVRKGGARKQRFKAGRRSKRQGVNRIGRRKSIQRIAEERAARKHPNLRTLASYWVGEDGSQKWHEVILVDPEHPAIENDDDLNWICSDDQKGRAFRGLTNAGKSNRGLRTRGKGAEHTRPSISSDRRRGK; encoded by the coding sequence ATGGCACGAAGCTTCTACTCCCACATCAAGGACGCGTGGAAGCAGCCCGGCGACGGCAAGCTCGCCGAGCTGCAGTGGCAACGAAAGCAGGAGTGGCGCGACCAGGGCGCCATCGTCCGCGTCGACCGACCGACGCGCCTCGACAAGGCCCGCGAGCTCGGCTACAAGGCCAAGCAGGGCATCGTCGTGGTGCGCGTCTCCGTCCGCAAGGGCGGCGCCCGCAAGCAGCGCTTCAAGGCCGGCCGCCGGTCGAAGCGCCAGGGCGTAAACCGCATCGGCCGCCGCAAGAGCATCCAGCGCATCGCCGAGGAACGGGCCGCGCGCAAGCACCCGAACCTCCGGACGCTCGCCTCCTACTGGGTCGGCGAAGACGGCTCCCAGAAGTGGCACGAGGTGATCCTCGTCGATCCCGAGCACCCCGCGATCGAGAACGACGACGACCTCAACTGGATCTGCAGCGACGACCAGAAGGGCCGGGCGTTCCGCGGCCTCACCAACGCCGGCAAGTCCAACCGCGGCCTCCGGACTCGCGGCAAGGGCGCCGAGCACACCCGCCCGAGCATCTCCTCGGACCGCCGGCGCGGAAAGTAA
- the pdxT gene encoding pyridoxal 5'-phosphate synthase glutaminase subunit PdxT, whose product MLRAGVVAVQGDVSEHAAAIRRAGAAHGEEVEVVEIRQSGHVPDCDVLLLPGGESTAISRLLAREGIDEEIVAHVEAEKPVLATCAGLIVASRDAKDDRVDTLDVLDATVDRNAFGRQVDSFEAPLDVAGLDEPFPAVFIRAPVIDEVGDGVEVLAEWDGRPVAVRDGVVVGTSFHPELTQDSRIHDLAFFEERAVEA is encoded by the coding sequence ATGTTACGAGCGGGTGTCGTCGCCGTTCAGGGCGACGTCTCCGAACACGCCGCCGCGATCCGGCGCGCCGGCGCGGCCCACGGCGAGGAGGTCGAGGTAGTCGAGATCAGACAGTCGGGGCACGTCCCCGACTGCGACGTGTTGCTCCTGCCGGGCGGGGAGTCGACCGCGATCTCGCGACTCCTCGCCCGCGAGGGCATCGACGAGGAGATCGTCGCTCACGTCGAGGCCGAAAAGCCCGTCCTCGCGACCTGCGCGGGGCTCATCGTCGCCTCGCGGGACGCCAAGGACGACCGCGTCGACACACTCGACGTCCTGGACGCGACCGTCGACCGCAACGCCTTCGGCCGCCAGGTCGACAGCTTCGAGGCGCCGCTGGACGTCGCCGGCCTCGACGAGCCGTTCCCGGCGGTGTTCATCCGCGCGCCCGTCATCGACGAGGTCGGCGACGGCGTGGAGGTGCTGGCCGAGTGGGACGGCCGCCCGGTCGCCGTCCGCGACGGGGTCGTCGTGGGGACCTCGTTCCACCCCGAACTCACCCAGGACAGCCGGATCCACGACCTCGCGTTCTTCGAAGAGCGGGCCGTCGAGGCCTGA
- a CDS encoding ribosome biogenesis/translation initiation ATPase RLI has product MADDSIAVVDLDRCQPDRCSYECANYCPPNRTGKECIVTRGEYYEEDEPFDGDPDQIRISEEVCLGETCGICVEKCPFDAIEIINLPTELDQEPVHRYGENAFALYGLPVPESGSVTGILGPNGIGKTTAVRALAGEMVPNLGAHDEEPTWEAVLDRFRGTELQTYVERVRNDEVSIARKPQYVDQLPKQFDGTTIDLLESTDERGALDDYIDRLGIRPVVDQPLDTLSGGELQRVALAATLARDRDFYFLDEISPYLDIGQRVTAARLIRELAEEEDRAVLAVEHDLAILDLLADTLHVAYGEPGAFGVITDPKSVRNGINEYLTGYLSNENMRIRPNEIEFHEHAPRETSKSTPLVDYPELRKSYGEGEFALEVEAGTIYESEVLGVVGPNGIGKSTLAKLFTGALSPDEGELDFRLDISYKPQYIEIDQPMRVDAFLSSITDDFGTSYWKTEVADPLQLDRIMERNLDDLSGGERQRVAIAACLSEDADLYVMDEPSAHLDVEQRVQATSAIRRYAENHDETVLVIDHDIYMIDLLADRLMVFDGEPSEYGHAAAPQEMRAGMNDFLADLDITFRRDERTQRPRINKPGSQLDRKQKKQGEYYYAP; this is encoded by the coding sequence ATGGCGGACGACAGCATCGCGGTCGTCGATCTCGATCGGTGTCAGCCCGACCGCTGCAGTTACGAGTGCGCGAACTACTGCCCGCCCAATCGAACCGGAAAGGAGTGCATCGTCACCCGCGGCGAGTACTACGAGGAGGACGAGCCCTTCGACGGCGACCCAGACCAGATTCGCATTTCGGAAGAGGTCTGCCTCGGCGAGACCTGCGGCATCTGCGTCGAGAAGTGCCCCTTCGACGCCATCGAGATCATCAATCTGCCCACCGAGCTGGACCAGGAGCCGGTCCACCGCTACGGCGAGAACGCCTTCGCGCTCTACGGGCTGCCGGTCCCCGAATCGGGCTCTGTGACCGGGATCCTCGGGCCGAACGGGATCGGGAAGACGACCGCCGTCCGGGCGCTCGCGGGCGAGATGGTGCCGAACCTCGGCGCCCACGACGAGGAGCCGACCTGGGAGGCCGTCCTCGACCGCTTCCGCGGGACCGAGCTCCAGACCTACGTCGAGCGCGTGCGGAACGACGAGGTGTCGATCGCGCGCAAGCCCCAGTACGTCGACCAGCTCCCCAAGCAGTTCGACGGCACGACGATCGACCTCCTGGAGTCGACCGACGAGCGCGGCGCGCTCGACGACTACATCGACCGGCTGGGCATCCGCCCGGTCGTCGACCAGCCGCTCGATACGCTCTCGGGCGGCGAGCTCCAGCGGGTCGCGCTCGCGGCCACGCTCGCTCGCGACCGGGACTTCTACTTCCTCGACGAGATCTCGCCGTACCTCGACATCGGCCAGCGCGTCACCGCGGCGCGGCTGATCCGCGAACTCGCCGAGGAGGAAGACCGCGCGGTGCTGGCGGTCGAACACGACCTCGCGATCTTGGACCTCCTCGCCGACACCCTCCACGTCGCCTACGGTGAGCCCGGCGCCTTCGGCGTCATCACCGACCCGAAGTCCGTCAGAAACGGCATCAACGAGTACCTCACGGGCTACCTCTCCAACGAGAACATGCGGATCCGGCCGAACGAGATCGAGTTCCACGAGCACGCCCCCCGCGAGACCTCGAAGTCGACGCCGCTCGTCGACTACCCCGAGCTCCGGAAGTCCTACGGCGAGGGCGAGTTCGCCCTCGAAGTCGAGGCCGGGACGATCTACGAGTCGGAGGTCCTGGGCGTCGTCGGTCCCAACGGGATCGGGAAGTCGACGCTCGCGAAGCTCTTCACGGGCGCGCTCTCCCCCGACGAGGGCGAACTCGACTTCCGGCTCGACATCTCCTACAAGCCGCAGTACATCGAGATCGACCAGCCGATGCGCGTCGACGCCTTCCTCTCGTCGATCACCGACGACTTCGGCACCTCCTACTGGAAGACCGAGGTCGCGGACCCGCTCCAGCTCGACCGGATTATGGAGCGGAACCTCGACGACCTCTCGGGCGGGGAGCGCCAGCGTGTCGCCATCGCGGCGTGTCTCTCCGAGGACGCCGACCTGTACGTGATGGACGAGCCCTCGGCGCACTTGGACGTCGAACAGCGCGTGCAGGCGACGAGCGCCATCCGGCGGTACGCCGAGAACCACGACGAGACGGTGCTCGTCATCGACCACGACATCTACATGATCGACCTGCTCGCGGACCGGCTGATGGTGTTCGACGGCGAACCCTCCGAGTACGGCCACGCCGCGGCGCCCCAGGAGATGCGCGCGGGGATGAACGACTTCCTCGCGGACCTGGACATCACGTTCCGCCGCGACGAGCGGACTCAGCGCCCTCGGATCAACAAGCCCGGATCGCAGTTGGACCGCAAGCAGAAGAAACAGGGCGAGTACTACTACGCGCCGTAG
- a CDS encoding zinc-dependent alcohol dehydrogenase family protein encodes MRAYEVQETDPDYEGVVQVERDRPTPGAGEALVRIRAASLNYRDLAIADSELIYPGTDLPVVPLSDGAGEVVAVGDGVSDLSEGDRVATPFAPDWIDGPSAPEKVARSTGGNVDGALAEYAVFPAESLTTLPEHLSYEQGATLSCAGLTAWRALAEDGDLGAGESVLALGTGGVSTFALQFAKLHGAEVVVTSSSDEKLDRARDLGADETINYEATPEWGPVVAEELGGVDHVVEVGGPNTLEQSLQAAAHGGHVHLIGVLAGQAGQVDPSPILAKALDVEGVIGVGSQAMFERMTEAMRVAELEPVVDRVFDFDEAREAYRYVEAGNHQGKVVISVD; translated from the coding sequence ATGCGAGCCTACGAAGTCCAGGAGACAGATCCCGACTACGAGGGCGTGGTGCAGGTCGAACGCGACCGGCCGACTCCCGGCGCCGGCGAGGCGCTCGTCCGGATCCGGGCGGCGTCGCTGAACTACCGCGACCTCGCGATCGCGGACTCCGAACTGATCTACCCCGGCACCGACCTCCCGGTCGTCCCCCTCTCGGACGGCGCGGGCGAGGTCGTCGCGGTCGGCGACGGCGTCTCTGACCTGTCGGAGGGCGACCGCGTCGCGACGCCGTTCGCGCCCGACTGGATCGACGGCCCCAGCGCGCCCGAGAAGGTCGCGCGCTCGACCGGCGGCAACGTCGACGGCGCGCTGGCGGAGTACGCGGTCTTCCCCGCCGAGAGCCTCACGACGCTCCCCGAGCACCTCTCCTACGAGCAGGGCGCGACGCTCTCCTGCGCCGGCCTGACGGCGTGGCGCGCGCTCGCGGAGGACGGCGACCTCGGCGCCGGCGAGTCGGTGCTGGCGCTCGGCACCGGCGGCGTCTCGACGTTCGCGCTCCAGTTCGCGAAGCTCCACGGGGCGGAGGTCGTCGTCACCTCCTCCAGCGACGAGAAGCTCGACCGCGCCCGCGACCTCGGCGCCGACGAGACGATCAACTACGAGGCGACGCCCGAGTGGGGGCCGGTCGTCGCCGAGGAGCTGGGCGGCGTCGACCACGTGGTCGAGGTCGGCGGCCCCAACACGCTCGAACAGTCGCTCCAGGCGGCGGCCCACGGCGGCCACGTCCACCTCATCGGCGTTCTCGCCGGCCAGGCGGGCCAGGTCGACCCCTCGCCGATCCTGGCGAAGGCGCTCGACGTCGAGGGCGTCATCGGCGTCGGGAGCCAGGCGATGTTCGAGCGGATGACCGAAGCGATGCGCGTCGCGGAGCTGGAGCCCGTCGTCGACCGCGTCTTCGACTTCGACGAAGCGAGGGAGGCCTACCGCTACGTCGAGGCCGGAAACCACCAGGGCAAGGTCGTGATCAGCGTCGACTGA
- a CDS encoding preprotein translocase subunit Sec61beta, producing MSSGQNSGGLMSSAGLVRYFDAEDRNAIRIDPKTVVAFGLLFGIGVLVLNVVAI from the coding sequence ATGAGCAGCGGCCAGAACAGCGGCGGCCTGATGTCGAGCGCGGGCCTCGTTCGCTACTTCGACGCCGAGGATCGCAACGCCATCCGCATCGACCCCAAGACCGTCGTCGCGTTCGGACTCCTCTTCGGGATCGGCGTGCTCGTCCTGAACGTCGTCGCGATCTGA
- a CDS encoding 50S ribosomal protein L40e, producing the protein MPKNEAAVDRMLEKQICMRCNARNPQRAEQCRKCGYKNLRPKSKERRTA; encoded by the coding sequence ATGCCAAAGAACGAGGCCGCGGTCGACCGGATGCTGGAAAAGCAGATCTGTATGCGCTGCAACGCGCGGAATCCCCAGCGCGCCGAGCAGTGCCGCAAGTGCGGGTACAAGAACCTTCGACCCAAGTCGAAGGAACGCCGCACCGCGTAA
- a CDS encoding EMC6-like membrane protein, giving the protein MATETQSGLSDHLRGVTVTTLACLAGVAAALASANVVGTGVDAATSRQSLMIVAGFVVLQFPILRLGGIDVSDFGAKDYLYVAFMTFALWFITFGILLTEGVAL; this is encoded by the coding sequence ATGGCTACGGAAACGCAGAGCGGACTCTCCGATCACCTCCGGGGCGTCACGGTCACCACGCTCGCCTGTCTGGCCGGCGTCGCCGCCGCCTTGGCGTCGGCGAACGTCGTCGGGACCGGCGTCGACGCCGCGACGAGCCGGCAGTCGCTGATGATCGTCGCGGGGTTCGTCGTCCTCCAGTTCCCGATCCTGCGGCTGGGCGGGATCGACGTCTCCGACTTCGGGGCGAAGGACTACCTCTACGTGGCGTTCATGACGTTCGCGCTGTGGTTCATCACGTTCGGCATTCTCCTGACCGAGGGCGTCGCGCTGTAA
- the trxA gene encoding thioredoxin, with amino-acid sequence MTVRVLDFYADWCGPCKKQDPILDELESEYGDVDFQKIDVDEEQDLANQYQVRSLPTVVVERDGEIVDRFVGFTQREDIEDALNQAAQPAGA; translated from the coding sequence ATGACCGTCCGAGTACTCGACTTCTACGCCGACTGGTGCGGCCCGTGTAAGAAACAGGACCCGATCCTCGACGAACTCGAATCGGAGTACGGCGACGTCGACTTTCAGAAGATCGACGTCGACGAGGAACAGGACCTCGCGAATCAGTACCAGGTCCGCTCGCTGCCGACGGTCGTCGTCGAGCGGGACGGCGAGATCGTCGACCGCTTCGTCGGGTTCACCCAGCGCGAGGACATCGAAGACGCGCTCAATCAGGCCGCCCAGCCGGCCGGCGCCTGA
- a CDS encoding class I SAM-dependent methyltransferase, giving the protein MSARRRERDHGRETDPTGREAGESAATPEPAETAGLDRPMSLDEIRASYDEYADWLHRFERIERLVTGRYRRERFGDVGGRVLDVACGTGTNAEYLPESVEYVGVDISGEMLAKARDRLDRLGIDGDLYRMDAQDLDFDDGAFDAVLSALSTCTFPDPVAALGEMDRVRAPGGTIRLVEHGRSDVGIIARYQDWRSDAHYANAGCRWTQEPRRIVARAGLDPVDVTTGLFGTITTFEL; this is encoded by the coding sequence ATGTCCGCCCGTCGCCGCGAGCGGGACCACGGGCGGGAGACCGATCCGACGGGGCGCGAGGCGGGCGAGTCGGCGGCGACCCCCGAGCCCGCAGAGACGGCCGGCCTGGACCGCCCGATGTCGCTCGACGAGATCCGGGCGTCGTACGACGAGTACGCCGACTGGCTGCACCGCTTCGAGCGGATCGAGCGACTCGTCACCGGCCGGTACCGGCGCGAGCGCTTCGGCGACGTGGGCGGCCGGGTGCTCGACGTCGCCTGCGGGACGGGCACGAACGCCGAGTACCTCCCCGAATCGGTCGAGTACGTCGGCGTCGACATCAGCGGCGAGATGCTCGCGAAGGCGCGGGACCGGCTCGATCGCCTCGGGATCGACGGGGACCTGTACCGGATGGACGCCCAGGACCTCGACTTCGACGACGGGGCGTTCGACGCGGTGCTCTCGGCGCTGTCGACGTGTACGTTCCCGGATCCGGTCGCCGCGCTCGGGGAGATGGATCGCGTCCGTGCGCCCGGCGGGACGATCCGTCTGGTCGAACACGGCCGGAGCGACGTCGGCATCATCGCCCGGTATCAGGACTGGCGTTCGGACGCCCACTACGCGAACGCGGGCTGTCGCTGGACGCAGGAGCCCCGGCGGATCGTCGCGCGCGCCGGCCTCGATCCGGTAGACGTGACGACCGGGCTGTTCGGCACGATCACCACTTTCGAGCTGTAG
- the merB gene encoding organomercurial lyase translates to MSDERATDDASIELDQPVRRHAADAFGFDAEPETFGDLWGRMMATFADALGRPARATDLCTTDASPHRAVAGGESQSFRCVTDAFIYAGLRGGDVTVRTVSPLEGRGLSVEYDADGAVNAPDGAVLSFGVERDASPPGGPVTPERMYGRVCPHSKAFVSRDEYERWAAARPEVATQALPLDGALAALARLAGREFGGDGGREPRRGADEGCACVGEVDP, encoded by the coding sequence ATGTCCGACGAGCGAGCGACCGACGACGCGAGCATCGAACTCGACCAGCCGGTCCGGCGGCACGCCGCCGACGCCTTCGGCTTCGACGCCGAGCCGGAGACCTTCGGCGACCTGTGGGGGCGGATGATGGCAACCTTCGCCGACGCCCTGGGCCGCCCGGCGCGCGCCACGGACCTCTGTACGACCGACGCGTCCCCGCACCGCGCGGTCGCCGGCGGCGAGTCGCAGTCGTTCCGGTGTGTCACGGACGCCTTCATCTACGCCGGGCTACGCGGCGGCGACGTCACGGTCCGGACCGTCTCGCCGCTGGAGGGCCGCGGGCTGAGCGTCGAATACGACGCCGACGGGGCGGTCAACGCGCCCGACGGGGCCGTGCTCTCGTTCGGGGTCGAACGCGACGCGAGCCCGCCGGGCGGGCCCGTGACTCCCGAGCGGATGTACGGCCGGGTCTGTCCGCACAGCAAGGCGTTCGTCTCCCGCGACGAGTACGAGCGGTGGGCGGCCGCGCGCCCCGAGGTCGCGACCCAGGCCCTGCCGCTCGACGGCGCCCTGGCGGCGCTGGCGCGGCTCGCGGGGCGAGAGTTCGGCGGTGACGGAGGGCGGGAGCCGAGGCGGGGCGCCGACGAGGGCTGTGCCTGCGTCGGGGAGGTCGATCCCTGA
- a CDS encoding carboxypeptidase M32 — MATDASDAAGDGEGDEPPAAYETLLDQYRRVTNVREAGGLLSWDQQVMMPEGGTPARSQQLSTLSSVSHDLLTDDAVGSALDELDAAELTAERAAVVREIRREYERADAVPAELVEEMSTTSSEALSAWEEAKAESDFETFAPYLEKHVELKREYAEHVDPDRDAYEVLFEDFEPCLSLERAESILADIRETLVPMIEEIRASEVDLTTDAFTSLGTYPADDQEALCRDALSTLGYPWDRGRLDTASHPFSTGTTFDARVTTRFDEADPLGSLLSTIHEFGHATYTLGLPDEHYGSPLGQDRDLSVHESQSRLWENHVGRSQAFWESFLPTVAEHFPQAESVTPREAYETANQVYEDNLIRVEADELTYHLHIVIRFEIERALIAGDLDVAEVPAVWNDKYEEYLGIRPENDAEGCLQDIHWSHGNFGYFPTYSLGSAMAAQLYAAIEDDVGADALDEGVREGDFETLHEWLTDNVHRHGARYETDELVERATGEPFTADAFVEYVTDKYGSLYDLDSV, encoded by the coding sequence ATGGCGACAGACGCATCCGACGCTGCGGGCGACGGCGAGGGCGACGAGCCCCCGGCCGCCTACGAGACGCTTCTGGACCAGTACCGGCGCGTGACGAACGTCCGCGAGGCGGGCGGGCTCCTCTCGTGGGACCAGCAGGTGATGATGCCCGAGGGCGGGACGCCGGCGCGGTCCCAGCAGCTCTCGACGCTGTCGTCGGTCTCCCACGACCTCCTGACCGACGACGCGGTCGGGTCGGCGCTCGACGAGCTCGACGCGGCCGAGCTGACCGCCGAGCGGGCGGCCGTCGTGCGCGAGATCCGCCGCGAGTACGAGCGCGCCGACGCCGTGCCCGCCGAGCTGGTCGAGGAGATGTCGACGACTTCCTCGGAGGCGCTGTCCGCGTGGGAGGAGGCGAAGGCCGAAAGCGACTTCGAGACGTTCGCGCCGTACTTAGAGAAGCACGTCGAACTCAAGCGGGAGTACGCCGAGCACGTCGACCCCGACCGCGACGCCTACGAGGTGCTCTTCGAGGACTTCGAGCCGTGTCTCTCCCTGGAGCGCGCGGAGTCGATCCTCGCGGACATCCGGGAGACGCTCGTGCCGATGATCGAGGAGATCAGGGCCTCCGAGGTCGACCTGACGACCGACGCGTTCACCTCGCTGGGAACGTACCCCGCCGACGATCAGGAGGCGCTCTGTCGGGACGCGCTCTCGACGCTCGGCTACCCGTGGGACCGGGGGCGGCTCGACACCGCCTCGCATCCGTTCTCGACGGGGACGACCTTCGACGCGCGGGTGACGACCCGGTTCGACGAGGCCGACCCGCTGGGGTCGCTCCTCTCGACGATCCACGAGTTCGGCCACGCGACCTACACGCTCGGGCTCCCCGACGAGCACTACGGCTCGCCGCTGGGCCAGGACCGCGACCTCTCGGTCCACGAGTCCCAGTCGCGGCTCTGGGAGAACCACGTCGGGCGCTCGCAGGCGTTCTGGGAGTCGTTCCTGCCGACCGTCGCCGAGCACTTCCCGCAGGCCGAGTCGGTGACGCCGCGGGAGGCCTACGAGACGGCGAACCAGGTGTACGAGGACAACCTCATCCGCGTCGAGGCCGACGAACTCACCTACCACCTCCACATCGTGATCCGGTTCGAGATCGAGCGCGCGCTGATCGCGGGCGACCTCGACGTCGCGGAAGTGCCGGCCGTCTGGAACGACAAGTACGAGGAGTACCTCGGGATCCGCCCCGAGAACGACGCCGAGGGCTGCCTCCAGGACATCCACTGGAGCCACGGCAACTTCGGGTACTTCCCCACGTACTCGCTCGGGTCGGCGATGGCCGCGCAGTTGTACGCCGCCATAGAAGACGACGTCGGCGCGGACGCGCTCGACGAAGGGGTCCGCGAGGGCGACTTCGAGACGCTCCACGAGTGGCTCACCGACAACGTCCACCGCCACGGCGCGCGCTACGAGACCGACGAACTGGTCGAACGGGCGACCGGCGAGCCGTTCACCGCCGACGCCTTCGTCGAGTACGTCACCGACAAGTACGGATCGCTCTACGACCTCGATTCGGTCTGA
- a CDS encoding M20 family metallopeptidase — MRANESEVEALTRRLVSIPSHDDETAAGDAIESWLREETDAAVQRDDHGNVFARRGRGDESLALVGHHDVVEPDESQLRDGSARDAGGDEAEAEAEYVVDERDGRLYGRGTADMKGSLAAAMVAFRDAQPAAELVFASFVGEEQGGVGARAAISDGFAPDYAVVGEGSTNYAGDDQTDVAVAHRGRRGSTITARGTAAHASEPAAGENAVYRACDAVDVVRDLDAPAATVLGQEVNGSVVVTEIEGGSAWNVIPESATVTVDERTVPGERAPLERVEAVDGVEWTVDQDLPPMACGDAGFADAALAAADAAQDATPEHVTKPHATDAGWLADAGTDCVVVGAAEPGEAHTAGESVALDVLSRCYRIYRGLAERWPAE; from the coding sequence GTGCGCGCGAACGAGAGCGAGGTCGAGGCGCTGACGCGACGGCTGGTCTCGATCCCGAGCCACGACGACGAGACGGCCGCGGGCGACGCCATCGAGTCGTGGCTCCGCGAGGAGACCGACGCCGCAGTCCAGCGGGACGATCACGGCAACGTCTTCGCCCGGCGGGGCCGGGGAGACGAGTCGCTCGCGCTGGTCGGCCACCACGACGTGGTCGAGCCCGACGAGTCACAACTCCGGGACGGTTCAGCCCGGGATGCGGGGGGAGACGAGGCCGAGGCCGAAGCCGAGTACGTCGTCGACGAGCGCGACGGCCGGCTGTACGGCCGCGGCACGGCCGATATGAAGGGGTCGCTGGCGGCCGCGATGGTCGCCTTCCGCGATGCCCAGCCCGCGGCCGAACTGGTCTTCGCCTCCTTCGTTGGCGAGGAGCAGGGCGGCGTGGGCGCCCGCGCCGCAATCAGCGACGGCTTCGCGCCGGACTACGCGGTCGTCGGCGAGGGCTCGACAAACTACGCGGGCGACGACCAGACCGACGTGGCGGTCGCCCACCGCGGCCGCCGCGGATCGACGATCACCGCGCGGGGGACCGCCGCGCACGCCAGCGAGCCCGCGGCGGGCGAAAACGCCGTCTACCGCGCCTGCGACGCCGTCGACGTCGTCCGCGACCTCGACGCGCCGGCGGCGACGGTGCTGGGTCAGGAAGTGAACGGAAGCGTCGTCGTCACCGAGATCGAGGGTGGGTCGGCGTGGAACGTCATTCCCGAGTCCGCGACCGTGACTGTCGACGAGCGCACCGTCCCCGGGGAGCGCGCGCCGCTGGAGCGCGTCGAGGCCGTCGACGGCGTCGAGTGGACGGTGGATCAGGACCTCCCGCCGATGGCGTGCGGCGACGCCGGCTTCGCCGACGCGGCGCTCGCCGCCGCCGACGCGGCACAGGACGCGACGCCCGAACACGTCACCAAGCCCCACGCGACTGACGCGGGGTGGCTCGCCGACGCCGGGACGGACTGCGTCGTCGTCGGCGCCGCCGAGCCCGGCGAGGCCCACACCGCCGGGGAGTCGGTCGCCCTCGACGTCCTGTCGCGGTGCTACCGGATCTACCGGGGGCTCGCCGAGCGGTGGCCGGCCGAGTAG
- a CDS encoding HVO_0416 family zinc finger protein produces MASAPSSDDALFDQFLDDRGHDMETVEWETSYNKKQCPECGALHDSAANDCGVCGWDPRA; encoded by the coding sequence ATGGCCTCAGCACCGAGCTCCGACGATGCCCTGTTCGACCAGTTCCTCGACGACCGCGGTCACGATATGGAAACTGTAGAGTGGGAGACATCGTATAACAAAAAGCAGTGTCCGGAGTGCGGTGCGCTTCACGACTCCGCGGCGAACGACTGCGGCGTCTGTGGGTGGGATCCGCGGGCCTGA
- a CDS encoding rhodanese-like domain-containing protein — MVDEITPAALRARLDDVDGGGDGDSDVDAHADDDPAVSVVDIRDPASYADGHIAGAVNVPPNRLSTAALDAAWARADEVVVACYVGKSSKRVASVLDRHLDADVSSLRGGFDAWDGPTEDRSSSTGSAAAPDEGPTDGPEAPF; from the coding sequence ATGGTAGACGAGATCACGCCCGCGGCGCTGCGTGCGCGACTCGACGACGTCGACGGGGGCGGCGACGGCGACTCGGATGTAGACGCTCACGCCGACGACGACCCCGCGGTCTCGGTCGTCGACATCAGGGACCCGGCCTCCTACGCCGACGGCCACATCGCGGGCGCGGTGAACGTCCCGCCGAACCGCCTCTCGACGGCCGCCCTCGACGCGGCGTGGGCGCGGGCCGACGAGGTCGTCGTCGCCTGTTACGTCGGCAAGAGTTCCAAGCGGGTCGCGTCGGTGCTGGACCGCCACCTCGACGCGGACGTGTCGAGCCTCCGCGGCGGCTTCGACGCCTGGGACGGTCCGACCGAGGACCGCTCATCGTCGACGGGATCGGCGGCCGCTCCCGACGAGGGGCCGACCGACGGCCCCGAGGCGCCGTTCTGA